The Zalophus californianus isolate mZalCal1 chromosome X, mZalCal1.pri.v2, whole genome shotgun sequence genomic interval caaaaaattaaacaaaccaATTGAAAAGTAGGCAAAAGGTTTAAATAAGAATTTctctaaataatatatacaaatgggcaataaacacttgaaaaaatcctcaacataaatatttgttgagggaaatgaaaattaaaaccaggggcacctgggaggctcaggtggttaagcatctgcctttggctcaggtcatgatcccagggtcctgggatcaagctctgcgttggattccctgcttagcagggagcctgcttctccctctcccgctgcctctccccccaccttgtgctctctctatcgctcttgctctctcaaataaataaataaataaaatctttaaaaaatttttaaaaagaaaattaaaactagaatgaGATATGACTTCATACTCATTAGGATGTCTATtaaaacacacatgcatacaaaattttagtgagaatttggagaaattacaacttttgttcattgctattgGGAATCTAAAATTGTGTAGCCACCATGGAAAAGAGTTTAGACTTTCCTCAAAAAGCTACACATATAATTGCCAtgtgatctagtaattccactattaggtatatatccaaagaattgaaagcagagacttaAACAAATACTTGCACACCAGACttcttagcagcattatttgcaatagtcaaagttggaaacaatccaagtatATTCAGATAGGtagttaaataattttattattatcttattatctatcatctatctatctatcatctatctatcatctatccatctttctttctatcaaatttagccataaaaaggaacgaagttttttttttaaagatttttatttatttattcatgagagacagagagagaggcagagggagaaccaggctcccaaggagcagggagcccaatgcaggactcgatcccaggaccctgggatcatgacctgagccgaaggcagacgcttaaccatctgagccacccaggcaccctggaatgAAGTTTTGATACATGCCagaacatggatgaaacttgaaaacattatactaagtgaaataagccacatacaaaaggacaaatagtgtataattccacttatatgagacaCTTAAATTAGACAAATTCATGGAGACACAAAGTATAATAGAGATTACCAGGGCTTGGGTAGGAGGGAGTGAGGAATGGAGagctattgtttaatgggtacagagtttgaGTTTGGGATGATGAAGTTTTGGAAATGAATATTGGGgatggttacacaacattgtgaatgtgcttaatgcaaCTAAATAGTACACTTATAAATggttaaatgataaaatttatgtgatatacattttaccacaataaaactacaatgacagtacattttataatatcaattataataaaatatataggaataaatttaataaaagaagtacAAGTTTGttcactgaaaattacaaaacattgctgagagtaattagagaaaacataaataaatgaagagaatttCCTTGTACATGGATTGAAAgatacaatattgttaaaataccaATTCTCAAatcaatctatagattcaaggCAATCCCTGTCAGAATTCCAGGtgttttgctttagtttttcctttttttttttttgcagaaacttACAAGCTGATACTAAAATACAGATAGAAATTCAAAAGACTCAGAATAGTCAAaactttttaggaaaaaaaggaaaatgatggagGACTTTCACTCcccaacagcaacaacaaaacttaCTATAatgctgtagtaatcaagacagtgtggtatggGCATAAAGCTAGACATATAGATTAATGAAATTGAActgaaaatctagaaataaacacatatttatggTTGTGGCAAGTTTAAGGATTTGGGGGCTGATCAAAGAAAAGACAAGGAGACAAGATGGCAGTATTGCACAACAAGCTTTATTGGGCAGTTCTTGAAGCAGGGTTATATGAGAGGGTATATTCCTCACAGCAGGAGACCTTACACAGACTTGTCACTGGGCCATAATGCAGAAGGTGAAGTGGGCAAGGGAATTTTTAGGAGAGGTAAATCAGAGAGGGGGCTTAAGTATCTAGGTAATGTCCTCCACTAGCAAGGTGGGCATTCCTTAGGTCAGAGAGCTCCAAAGAGCAGCAGCATTTTGGGATCTTTTATAGTTACAGGGTTTGTCTCATCTGCGGCTAGCAGATGTTGGGAGTAGTTTTGTAGGGTAACAGGCAAGCTCTAAATGGCCAAAATCATACTTACTGGGGCTATATTTAAAACAGATGTGTAAGAATTTGAGTTTGGTGCTGAGTTAAGGGCCGTAGCCTGTTATGAAGAATAAACATCATAGGGACTGATATACAGGGGCCATCTTTGGCTCATTTATATAACAAAGGTCAGCAGGTTTGTGATAAAAGTACCAAGGCaattaaataaggaaaagacagttttttaaacagatggtgttgatataaataaatatccttCCTAAATAGGAAGCTAAACACAGACCTTTAAGTTACactatatgcaaaaattaactcaaaatgggtcacaggcctaaatataagagctaaaattataaaacctttagaaaaaaatctttaagaccTTGTGTTAGTCAGGGATTTTTTAGTTATGACATCAAAACACAGTCCAGTAAAAAGTGATAAATTTGATCTCACCAAAATTCAAAACCTTTGTACTTCAAACACACAATCTTAGTTGGCATAAAAAGACATGCAACATACTGGTGGAAAAtattgcaaaacacatatctgataaatgatttgtatccagaatatgcaTAGAAGTCTTatacctcaataataaaaagatagtcaaactgataaaatatgggcaaagaatttgaaggcattatgccaaatatatatatatatatatatatatatatatatagccaataAGCAATAAAAGGTCAGTagagaaatgtgaattaaacCACAACAGGATACCATTCTATATTGCACCAGAAcagccaaaataaaaatgacttgcacacaaatgttcatggtAGCATAATTCGTAGTAGCCAAAGTTGAAAACAGCCTATATGTCTATCGActagtgaaaaaataaacatggtGTGTTATATCCATACACttaaatactattcagcaataaaaaggaaccaacTATGGATACATGCTATggcatagatgaatctcaaaatctttattctcagtgaaataagccagacacacatgactacatattatatgattcaatttatatgaaatatttagaaaaggtAAAGTTATAAAGACAGAATGTAAATTAACAGTTGCCTATGATGGGAGTGGGACGTTAGGAAGTATAGTGGGGATTAACagtaaatgtttatgaaatatcACATTGGGATGATGGACATGTTCTAAAACTTTTCCATGGCAGAGGCTGGtaaatttaagaaatcattgAATTGTGCACTTGAAAAGGGTGAGTTACATGATATACAAAATATAACCCCATggagttactttaaaaataaacaatgttgACATAAATATTATTGTACATGGCTTTTTGTGTATATACCTAAATGTGGAATTGTTGGGTCCTAGGAGAGGCATGTGTTTAAACTTAGCAGATGAGAcacccgggtagctcagttggttaagtgtctgccttcggctcaggtcatgatcccagggtcttgggatcgagtcccgcattgggctctctgctccgtggagagcctgcttctccctctgcctctgtctctcatgaataaataaataaaatctttaaaaaaataaataaacttagcaGATAGTGCCAACTAGTTTTCCAAAGTTgttaccaatttacactcctagTAGTAGTAtctaagagttccaatttctttaCATCCTTGCCAAAGTTTCGAATtcttagtctttttaattttagccattgtcaGTTCTCCTTATGTAGTAATCACTTATTTGtgttgcatatatatgtgtatgttatacatatttcACCTATTTTTGCTTAGTGCTCATCTTACTGACAatattgtttatgtttttgtttgttgtttttttaacatttttttattgtggttaaatgtacataacataaaatttatcattttaactatttttaggtgtacagttcagtggcattaagtacattcacattattgtccAAATATCATCAACATCCAGAACATCTTCATTTTTgtgaactgaaactctgtatgcattcaataaaaattcccattccttcctgcctccagactctggcaaccaccattctaccctatgaatttgactgctttagttacctcatgtaagtggaaccataaaatatttgtctttttgtgcctggattatttcacttagcataatgtcttcaaggttaatccatgttgtatcatgtgtcagaatttcattcctttttatggatgaataatatttcctttgtatgtatgtactatgttttgtttatccattcttccatcaatggacatttggattgtttccacattttggctattgtgaaaaatgcttctatgaacataTGAGTGTAAAAATAtctgagaccctgctttcatttcttttgggtacatatccagatgtggaattgctgggtcgtgtggtaattctatgtttatttttctgaggatCCACCATATTGCTTTTTACAGCAgttgcaccatttcacattctttAGCAATGCGCAAAGTTTCCAATTACTCCATATCCTTGTctacacttgttattttctgtttttattcttctgaTAACAGCTATtttaatgggtgtgaagtggtatctcatagtggttttgatttgcatttccctaattagtgatgttgaacatcttttcaggtgccatttgtatctcttctctgtagaaatatctattcaagtcctttgcccatttttaaactgatttGCTTGTTTCTGTTGttcttgagttgtaggagttcttatgtattctggatattaatcctctatcagatatatgatttgtatatattttctcccatttcatgggCTGCCTTTTAACTCTGTTGATAGTATTTTTTGATGAACAAAAGTTTCTAATTTAAAGAAgcccaatttatctattttttcttttgttgcctatacTTTTGGCATCATATACTTTTGTTTTAGGCAATGAAATACATCATTCCCTTTGTGGTTTCTGTGACTGCATGTATGACTAGGATGTACTCTTCGATCTTAAAATTAGAtgacatattttctcttttaataatttGGTTTAActacataatatatttaaataacaaaggattttcttctaaaattaatttttggaaaCTACTAAAGGACATTGGAATATGGTAGTGACAGGGGAAAGTTTATGAGTttatctcagttttgtttttagaaaactcTAGCCTAAATGCAACACATATATAGACATGTTAGAAAGAAAAGGACCAAAATGTTCACATTGGTTCTGTCAAGGTTGTGAGATTACTAGTGATTTCtgttatactttaaaattttccttattttccaaatttttaaaaatgagcatgtGTTGAATTTATTGTCAGAAAATTACAAGGAATGTTGCAACTTCAGAACCAGAAAAGAAACTTGGAATAAGATGGACTCATAACAAGGGAACTACCAGACTGATACCTAAGACTGAAAACTGAATTTTGTAAATACTGTGATGGTATACAGTACACAgagataaaataagtaaaaagaaaactaccTGTATACTGAAAGAATCTGTAAAGAAGTACAATATGTAAACAGTGTTTATCTCTGTGATAATAACACAATGCAAATTGTTTAAATCTGGGaaatagttaaaaatttaaaagttgttCAATTCATAAACTATCAGCATTGGAAATATGGACAATAAATATCATCAATGATTCCTAttcagaagatattttcaaatgactgcATAGCATTCCATCCTGTATCATGTACTTAACCATGTCTTTAATGCTgaaatttagattattttcagTAACTCAAAAGTGTCAAGCAAatgctatgattttttaaataaatattactttacatttgaacatttctttttaaaattcccaatGGCTTGAGAGCCAGTAtccaaaaagaggaagagacaagtCAGTATTAGGAGTGACTGATAAGACTGGTTTATTGTCTTGTGTGTTCACTTGTCAGTTGGATACAGCACTTTGGATCTTCATCACGGGCCCTATTTCACCTGAACCCTCATCTAACCACCTCTTttgtcccccctcccaccccaggaaaTGTTAGGAGGCATTTCCAATTTAAAATTACTGCTCACTTACCATATAGCTTGtggaaaatacagtaaaaaacaaaatatagactATTTAAATCACTGACAATTACTAAGACCAAgattgctaattttttaaagtgttttcccTTCTAGTCTATCTTTATAAatacccccgcccccacctctcctctttccAGAGCCTGGGGCTAAAATCAAAGGGACAGATTTAGGATGGGTGGATGTCTTGTCCTCTGGCCTTGTCCGACATTTTAGTTagtttttttagcttttttttttttgctattataatacCAGTTACAAATTGAGAgactaaacaaataaaacctaggTTTCTGAAAACTCGGGAGGGGGTTGGAGGATAAGTGAGAGGTGGATGAATCAGCTATATTAGAGAACCTGGGAAGGTGAGCAGAGTTGGAAAACTTGCTAGATCTAATAATTTATTGGCTCAGGACTTGTCAATCACCCAGCCCAGCAAATGAGATTAGAGCAGAGTcgtaggggagggagggagtgacgCAGCCAACTCTTTGCCGGGAGAAAATCTAGTCAAGAGACAGCTGCGTAATCATATTGCGGCACCGTTTTTTTCTTGCAGCAGCTGCTGCTTGGGAAGGGTCCGCCCACTGCAGCTCTCTGCAGTCTCTAGCTCGCTCTTCCAAGACTGACCATCGCCACTCTTTGCACTCAAGCCCTGGCTACGGTTGCCTCTGTCCGCTTCTCACAGCATCAGCACAGCCTTCATCCCGGCAGCAGCCTCCACCGTTACTCCCGCAGCCCAGACACTACTGCCCGttccacctctgccccagccaCCGCCGCTTCTGCTATTCCGGTGAGTCTTTCCCTGCGAAGGCCAGGTCTCCTTATCTTGGCGGTAGCCACCTTACGCGTTACGGTCCTTTGAAAAATGGCCGAGTCAGCCGACCACAAGGAACTGTTAGAATCTAGTCAAGAAGAGGCTGGTAATAAGGTAATGATGGAGGGACCCGGGGAACAGCCGGAGCGCAGTGAAGATGTCGCAGCTGGGCCTGGAGATGATAAGGAGCGCGGTGAAGAAGCCGCCGCTGGGCAtggggaagaagggggaaaaggtGAAGATGCTGCTGCTGGGTCCGGGGAAGGCGGGTTAAAAGATGAAGATACTGATGAGGATTCAGACCGTCCAAAAGGACTTATTGGTTATCTTTTAGATACAGACTTCGTTGAAAGTCTACCTTTGAAAGTTAAGTACCGTGTGTTAGCCCTCAAAAAGCTTCAAACTAGAGTGGCCAATCTAGAATCCAAATTTCTGAGGGAATTTCATGGCATTGAAAGAAAGTTTGCTGAAATGTATCAACCCTTATTGGAAAAAAGACGTC includes:
- the LOC113930723 gene encoding uncharacterized protein LOC113930723, with the protein product MKRKRTGVYSSVALSTFTLLSKYHQHPEHLHFCELKLCMHSIKIPIPSCLQTLATTILPYEFDCFSYLISCCLGRVRPLQLSAVSSSLFQD